A stretch of the Neofelis nebulosa isolate mNeoNeb1 chromosome 1, mNeoNeb1.pri, whole genome shotgun sequence genome encodes the following:
- the PLEKHG4B gene encoding pleckstrin homology domain-containing family G member 4B isoform X2 yields MALSAADKGSGTKDLESLDTYIQNTLSSLYPPFEATAATVLWQLFSVAERLHGGDGLRCLTDFLIPAKKVLQYLQQEACARYTGLIFFHEGWPLCIHEKVVVQLASLRGVRLRPGDFYLQVTSVGKQSARLVLKCLSQLGRGSEEVTVPEAMYSCVFTGEFLEQLNGERNGVPLQNCLLTSGSAVFRTPWSSVTDPIFVPTFRTALPHRSCPRPEQPPPRSASKALAPAPVMASTRPHESTPPSDTPTLPHCGGQPSSDQPIHQPSAGRAGWENPRSTFWSSDGGLVGVGPSEPDLWEGPGESLDPTDKRDGPQALTVREDMGSPSSRRQSPRDPACMEARRWFRKSYMEALRNPMPLGSSSEESLGDEACSSETIGAGAAASRTQKETPSLWGDHGEISSQESHPGAARSTLPRRSRSCDRSFRSSRGEAQRSSHHSLSTRPGGLLGGQAEGTRSAGSSGPSCTTGESPASVNTNSNAFRARAPGWISDVLVEPLCPEGEGQPPSTGDLPNQVPRNVLEVSQELLQSGVVVLPGTRDHQGRAVVQVCTTSPLWSSRHSSSAELTRLLRYLHGIPRKEVRELGLVILVDARKGPATPALSRALAGLQNTAPPIIHSIVFLMNKESAFRPDKDGIIQCEVVGSLKALHKLVDSSQLTADLDGSFSYSHSDWICFRRKLEPFTTNCEDAIVFLQNSVRSLNTHRTLSTAQEVTDLISQHKETMKCVLEDALLVALRLEGGTVLARLRREQHGAGQDCRDAIEVASRLYDQVDEEVHKVVLASNRCLQELERLREARVLQEGQGQVDGWMLQCLEHLGPEPVTEYPKSCHQEATELTAWSFPGASTVEAGLGSWRALPQWHSLWLQGQQTRLCFQGALSGAPPDPGAPPLSPSPLQYELPQGAERRHCEPSWIPHTDPEGHTGERAQLLPGLPEQAALCRQEGEHPAPDKSPACSSEPIQTPTTHTKKYPLKKIMRKTQSFEIPQLDSGPRDSPWPGHTGVFIRGLEVTSTVASEKQPPPRPHAEGPLGTRTRSLSSPSRIHPSEEDRRRQAGSRLQHIMAEMVSTEKEYVRSLGYVIDNYFPEMERTDLPQDLRGKRSMIFGNLEKLYDFHRQHFLAELERCQPCPLAAGRGFLRHEEQFGMYALYSKNKPRSDALLCSHGNAFFKDKQRELGDKMNLASYLLKPVQRMGKYALLLQDLAREASCCPAWEQELGELRAAEGVVRFQLRHGNDLLAMDAVRGCDVNLKEQGQLRCQDEFIVCCGRKKYLRHVFLFEDLILFSKTKKVDGGYDTYMYKQSFKTAEIGMTENVGDSGLRFEIWFRRRRKSQDTYILQASSAEVKTAWTHTIGQILWRQALRNRELRMQEMVSMGMSTKPFVDIQPSDAAISDRAVKKGAESWTRAPIAVPPCDHATSFKRPHSTISDSSTSSSGSQSSSALGPPGLHATASPALRSSASCPWPYDMRTCFEEEDELEQETGSQPSMMTECTSLGAGGLRLPGLFSEEGPQSTCPAVPRRGSQQQLHRQFTTTVSTLS; encoded by the exons GCCAGGTACACAGGCCTCATCTTCTTCCATGAAGGCTGGCCACTGTGCATCCATGAGAAGGTCGTGGTGCAGCTGGCATCCCTCCGCGGAGTTAGGCTCAGGCCTGGGGACTTCTATCTACAGGTCACATCAGTGGGGAAGCAGTCAGCCAGACTGGTTTTAAAATGCCTCTCTCAGCTTGGACGGGGCTCAGAAGAAGTTACTGTCCCTGAGGCCATGTACAGCTGCGTCTTCACAGGAGAGTTCCTGGAACAGCTGAACGGGGAGCGGAATGGTGTCCCCTTGCAAAACTGCTTGCTGACCTCAGGCTCCGCCGTCTTCCGCACCCCATGGAGCAGTGTCACAGACCCCATCTTTGTCCCAACATTCAGGACCGCCCTGCCCCACCGCAGCTGCCCCAGGCCTGAGCAGCCACCACCTAGAAGTGCCTCCAAAGCTCTGGCCCCAGCACCAGTCATGGCCAGCACTCGTCCCCATGAGAGTACCCCTCCCAGTgacacccccaccctgccccactgTGGTGGGCAACCCAGCAGTGACCAGCCCATCCACCAGCCTTCCGCAGGAAGGGCTGGGTGGGAGAACCCTAGAAGCACGTTCTGGAGCTCTGACGGAGGCCTTGTAGGGGTTGGGCCCTCAGAGCCAGACTTGTGGGAAGGACCAGGAGAGAGCCTGGACCCCACAGACAAAAGAGACGGTCCCCAGGCCCTCACTGTCCGTGAGGACATGGGCAGCCCAAGCTCCAGAAGGCAGTCACCCAGGGACCCAGCCTGCATGGAGGCCAGACGTTGGTTTAGGAAGTCCTATATGGAGGCCCTGCGGAACCCCATGCCCCTGGGCTCCAGTTCCGAAGAGTCCCTTGGGGATGAGGCCTGCAGCTCCGAGACCATAGGGGCTGGGGCAGCAGCCAGCCGAACCCAGAAGGAaacccccagcctctggggagACCACGGGGAGATCTCAAGTCAGGAAAGCCATCCAGGAGCCGCTAGGAGCACCCTTCCCAGGCGGTCTCGGTCCTGTGACAGGTCCTTCAGGAGCTCCCGAGGTGAGGCCCAGCGGTCCTCCCACCACTCACTCAGCACCAGGCCTGGAGGTCTTTTAGGAGGACAAGCTGAGGGGACCAGAAGCGCAGGCTCCAGCGGCCCCTCCTGCACCACAGGGGAGAGTCCAG CCAGTGTTAACACCAACAGCAACGCTTTCCGGGCTCGTGCTCCTGGCTGGATTTCAGATGTGCTTGTTGAGCCGTTGTGCCCAGAGGGAGAAGGACAGCCGCCCAGCACAGGAGACCTGCCCAACCAGGTACCCAGGAATGTGCTGGAGGTCAGCCAGGAGCTCCTGCAGTCCGGAGTCGTTGTCCTCCCAG gGACCCGGGACCACCAAGGGAGAGCAGTGGTACAGGTCTGCACAACAAGCCCGCTCTGGTCCAGCAGACACAGCTCCAGCGCCGAGCTGACCCGCCTGTTGCGGTACCTCCACGGCATCCCCAG GAAGGAGGTGCGGGAGCTGGGGCTGGTCATTCTGGTGGACGCTCGCAAGGGTCCGGCCACGCCTGCTCTCTCCCGGGCCCTGGCAGGACTTCAG aACACAGCTCCTCCCATAATTCATAGTATTGTGTTCTTGATGAATAAAGAATCAGCATTTAGGCCTGACAAGGATGGAATAATTCAG TGTGAGGTGGTGGGCTCCCTGAAGGCCTTGCACAAACTTGTTGACAGCTCCCAGCTGACCGCAGACCTCGATGGCTCTTTCTCCTACAGCCACAGTGACTGGATCTGCTTCCGTAGG AAGCTGGAGCCCTTTACCACAAACTGTGAGGATGCCATTGTTTTCCTGCAAAATTCAGTCCGATCCCTAAACACCCACAGGACTCTAAGCACAGCACAG GAGGTCACAGACCTAATCAGCCAGCACAAGGAGACAATGAAATGTGTGCTGGAAGACGCACTGCTGGTCGCCCTCCGCTTGGAGGGTGGCACTGTGCTGGCGCGGCTGAGGAGGGAGCAGCACGGTGCCGGCCAAGACTGCCG GGATGCCATCGAGGTTGCCTCCAGGCTGTACGATCAAGTAGACGAAGAGGTCCACAAGGTGGTCCTTGCCTCCAACAGGTGTCTGCAGGAGCTGGAGAGGCTACGGGAAGCGAGGGTGCTCCAGGAGGGACAAGGGCAG gtggatgggtggatgctGCAGTGTCTGGAACACCTGGGTCCCGAGCCGGTCACTGAGTATCCGAAGAGCTGTCACCAGGAGGCCACAGAGCTGACTGCGTGGAGTTTCCCCGGGGCGAGCACGGTGGAGGCAGGCCTGGGCAGCTGGCGGGCACTGCCGCAATGGCACAGCTTGTGGCTGCAGGGCCAGCAGACTCGACTCTGCTTCCAAGGGGCCCTTTCTGGGGCTCCCCCCGACCCTGGGGCCCCACCTCTGAGCCCGAGCCCCCTGCAGTACGAGCTTCCCCAGGGGGCTGAGAGGAGGCACTGTGAGCCTTCTTGGATCCCCCACACTGATCCGGAGGGCCACACTGGGGAGCGTGCCCAGCTGCTGCCCGGCCTCCCTGAACAAGCCGCTCTCTGCAGGCAGGAGGGTGAGCACCCGGCCCCAGACAAGAGCCCTGCCTGCTCCTCCGAGCCCATCCAGACACCCACAACCCACACCAAGAAATATCCCCTGAAGAAAATTATGAGGAAAACACAAAGCTTTGAGATTCCACAGCTTGACAGTGGCCCCCGGGACTCCCCCTGGCCAGGCCACACTGGGGTTTTCATCAGGGGCCTGGAGGTGACCAGCACTGTGGCCTCAGAGAAGCAGCCCCCACCGAGGCCACATGCCGAGGGCCCCCTGGGTACTCGGACCCGGAGTCTGTCCTCTCCCTCCAGGATCCACCCATCCGAGGAGGACAGGAGGAGGCAAGCAGGAAG CCGACTGCAGCACATAATGGCCGAGATGGTTTCCACAGAGAAGGAGTATGTCAGGTCCTTAGGATATGTCATCGACAACtattttccagaaatggaaagGACAGACCTGCCTCAGGACCTTCGAGGGAAGCGCAGCATGATCTTTGGGAACCTGGAGAAGCTCTATGACTTCCACCGCCAGCATTTCCTCGCAGAGCTGGAGCGCTGCCAGCCCTGCCCCTTGGCAGCGGGCCGCGGGTTCCTGAGACAC GAGGAACAGTTTGGCATGTACGCGCTTTACAGCAAGAACAAGCCCCGGTCAGATGCTCTGCTCTGCAGCCACGGCAACGCCTTCTTCAAg GACAAGCAGCGGGAGCTGGGAGACAAGATGAACTTGGCCTCCTACCTGCTGAAGCCCGTGCAGCGTATGGGCAAGTACGCACTGCTTCTCCAGGACCTGGCCAGGGAGGCCAGCTGCTGCCCTGCCTGGGAGCAGGAGCTGGGCGAGCTCCGGGCTGCCGAGGGTGTGGTCCGCTTCCAGCTGCGCCATGGCAATGACCTGTTGGCGATGGATGCGGTCCGAGGCTGTGAT GTAAATCTGAAGGAGCAGGGGCAGCTGAGATGCCAGGACGAGTTTATCGTCTGCTGTGGAAGGAAAAAGTATCTGAGGCACGTCTTCCTCTTTGAAGACCTCATCCTGTTTAGCAAGACCAAAAAGGTGGATGGAGGCTACGACACCTACATGTACAAACAGTCCTTCAAG ACAGCCGAGATTGGGATGACGGAGAACGTCGGAGACAGTGGCTTGAGGTTTGAGATCTGGTTCCGCAGACGGCGGAAATCCCAGGACACCTACATTCTCCAGGCCAGCTCTGCAGAGGTCAAGACAGCCTGGACCCACACAATAGGGCAGATCCTGTGGCGGCAGGCTCTGCGGAACAGAG AGCTCAGAATGCAGGAAATGGTGTCAATGGGGATGAGCACCAAACCGTTCGTGGACATCCAGCCCAGCGATGCAGCCATAAGTGATCGGGCCGTCAAGAAGGGGGCAG AGTCATGGACGCGAGCACCCATAGCCGTGCCCCCCTGTGACCACGCCACCTCCTTTAAGAGGCCACACTCTACCATCTCAGACAGCAGCACCTCCTCCTCTGGCAGCCAGTCCTCCTCTGCCCTGGGGCCACCGGGCCTGCATGCCACTGCCAGCCCAGCCCTGCGgagctctgcctcctgcccctggCCGTACGACATGCGCACCTGCTTCGAGGAGGAAGATGAGCTGGAGCAGGAGACCGGGAGCCAGCCTTCCATGA TGACTGAGTGCACGTCGTTGGGGGCCGGTGGCCTCAGGCTCCCAGGGCTGTTCTCTGAGGAGGGCCCCCAGAGCACCTGCCCTGCTGTCCCCAGGAGGGGCTCCCAGCAGCAGCTCCACAGACAGTTCACCACAACCGTGAGTACCCTCTCCTGA
- the PLEKHG4B gene encoding pleckstrin homology domain-containing family G member 4B isoform X1, whose amino-acid sequence MALSAADKGSGTKDLESLDTYIQNTLSSLYPPFEATAATVLWQLFSVAERLHGGDGLRCLTDFLIPAKKVLQYLQQEACARYTGLIFFHEGWPLCIHEKVVVQLASLRGVRLRPGDFYLQVTSVGKQSARLVLKCLSQLGRGSEEVTVPEAMYSCVFTGEFLEQLNGERNGVPLQNCLLTSGSAVFRTPWSSVTDPIFVPTFRTALPHRSCPRPEQPPPRSASKALAPAPVMASTRPHESTPPSDTPTLPHCGGQPSSDQPIHQPSAGRAGWENPRSTFWSSDGGLVGVGPSEPDLWEGPGESLDPTDKRDGPQALTVREDMGSPSSRRQSPRDPACMEARRWFRKSYMEALRNPMPLGSSSEESLGDEACSSETIGAGAAASRTQKETPSLWGDHGEISSQESHPGAARSTLPRRSRSCDRSFRSSRGEAQRSSHHSLSTRPGGLLGGQAEGTRSAGSSGPSCTTGESPASVNTNSNAFRARAPGWISDVLVEPLCPEGEGQPPSTGDLPNQVPRNVLEVSQELLQSGVVVLPGTRDHQGRAVVQVCTTSPLWSSRHSSSAELTRLLRYLHGIPRKEVRELGLVILVDARKGPATPALSRALAGLQNTAPPIIHSIVFLMNKESAFRPDKDGIIQCEVVGSLKALHKLVDSSQLTADLDGSFSYSHSDWICFRRKLEPFTTNCEDAIVFLQNSVRSLNTHRTLSTAQEVTDLISQHKETMKCVLEDALLVALRLEGGTVLARLRREQHGAGQDCRDAIEVASRLYDQVDEEVHKVVLASNRCLQELERLREARVLQEGQGQVDGWMLQCLEHLGPEPVTEYPKSCHQEATELTAWSFPGASTVEAGLGSWRALPQWHSLWLQGQQTRLCFQGALSGAPPDPGAPPLSPSPLQYELPQGAERRHCEPSWIPHTDPEGHTGERAQLLPGLPEQAALCRQEGEHPAPDKSPACSSEPIQTPTTHTKKYPLKKIMRKTQSFEIPQLDSGPRDSPWPGHTGVFIRGLEVTSTVASEKQPPPRPHAEGPLGTRTRSLSSPSRIHPSEEDRRRQAGSSRLQHIMAEMVSTEKEYVRSLGYVIDNYFPEMERTDLPQDLRGKRSMIFGNLEKLYDFHRQHFLAELERCQPCPLAAGRGFLRHEEQFGMYALYSKNKPRSDALLCSHGNAFFKDKQRELGDKMNLASYLLKPVQRMGKYALLLQDLAREASCCPAWEQELGELRAAEGVVRFQLRHGNDLLAMDAVRGCDVNLKEQGQLRCQDEFIVCCGRKKYLRHVFLFEDLILFSKTKKVDGGYDTYMYKQSFKTAEIGMTENVGDSGLRFEIWFRRRRKSQDTYILQASSAEVKTAWTHTIGQILWRQALRNRELRMQEMVSMGMSTKPFVDIQPSDAAISDRAVKKGAESWTRAPIAVPPCDHATSFKRPHSTISDSSTSSSGSQSSSALGPPGLHATASPALRSSASCPWPYDMRTCFEEEDELEQETGSQPSMMTECTSLGAGGLRLPGLFSEEGPQSTCPAVPRRGSQQQLHRQFTTTVSTLS is encoded by the exons GCCAGGTACACAGGCCTCATCTTCTTCCATGAAGGCTGGCCACTGTGCATCCATGAGAAGGTCGTGGTGCAGCTGGCATCCCTCCGCGGAGTTAGGCTCAGGCCTGGGGACTTCTATCTACAGGTCACATCAGTGGGGAAGCAGTCAGCCAGACTGGTTTTAAAATGCCTCTCTCAGCTTGGACGGGGCTCAGAAGAAGTTACTGTCCCTGAGGCCATGTACAGCTGCGTCTTCACAGGAGAGTTCCTGGAACAGCTGAACGGGGAGCGGAATGGTGTCCCCTTGCAAAACTGCTTGCTGACCTCAGGCTCCGCCGTCTTCCGCACCCCATGGAGCAGTGTCACAGACCCCATCTTTGTCCCAACATTCAGGACCGCCCTGCCCCACCGCAGCTGCCCCAGGCCTGAGCAGCCACCACCTAGAAGTGCCTCCAAAGCTCTGGCCCCAGCACCAGTCATGGCCAGCACTCGTCCCCATGAGAGTACCCCTCCCAGTgacacccccaccctgccccactgTGGTGGGCAACCCAGCAGTGACCAGCCCATCCACCAGCCTTCCGCAGGAAGGGCTGGGTGGGAGAACCCTAGAAGCACGTTCTGGAGCTCTGACGGAGGCCTTGTAGGGGTTGGGCCCTCAGAGCCAGACTTGTGGGAAGGACCAGGAGAGAGCCTGGACCCCACAGACAAAAGAGACGGTCCCCAGGCCCTCACTGTCCGTGAGGACATGGGCAGCCCAAGCTCCAGAAGGCAGTCACCCAGGGACCCAGCCTGCATGGAGGCCAGACGTTGGTTTAGGAAGTCCTATATGGAGGCCCTGCGGAACCCCATGCCCCTGGGCTCCAGTTCCGAAGAGTCCCTTGGGGATGAGGCCTGCAGCTCCGAGACCATAGGGGCTGGGGCAGCAGCCAGCCGAACCCAGAAGGAaacccccagcctctggggagACCACGGGGAGATCTCAAGTCAGGAAAGCCATCCAGGAGCCGCTAGGAGCACCCTTCCCAGGCGGTCTCGGTCCTGTGACAGGTCCTTCAGGAGCTCCCGAGGTGAGGCCCAGCGGTCCTCCCACCACTCACTCAGCACCAGGCCTGGAGGTCTTTTAGGAGGACAAGCTGAGGGGACCAGAAGCGCAGGCTCCAGCGGCCCCTCCTGCACCACAGGGGAGAGTCCAG CCAGTGTTAACACCAACAGCAACGCTTTCCGGGCTCGTGCTCCTGGCTGGATTTCAGATGTGCTTGTTGAGCCGTTGTGCCCAGAGGGAGAAGGACAGCCGCCCAGCACAGGAGACCTGCCCAACCAGGTACCCAGGAATGTGCTGGAGGTCAGCCAGGAGCTCCTGCAGTCCGGAGTCGTTGTCCTCCCAG gGACCCGGGACCACCAAGGGAGAGCAGTGGTACAGGTCTGCACAACAAGCCCGCTCTGGTCCAGCAGACACAGCTCCAGCGCCGAGCTGACCCGCCTGTTGCGGTACCTCCACGGCATCCCCAG GAAGGAGGTGCGGGAGCTGGGGCTGGTCATTCTGGTGGACGCTCGCAAGGGTCCGGCCACGCCTGCTCTCTCCCGGGCCCTGGCAGGACTTCAG aACACAGCTCCTCCCATAATTCATAGTATTGTGTTCTTGATGAATAAAGAATCAGCATTTAGGCCTGACAAGGATGGAATAATTCAG TGTGAGGTGGTGGGCTCCCTGAAGGCCTTGCACAAACTTGTTGACAGCTCCCAGCTGACCGCAGACCTCGATGGCTCTTTCTCCTACAGCCACAGTGACTGGATCTGCTTCCGTAGG AAGCTGGAGCCCTTTACCACAAACTGTGAGGATGCCATTGTTTTCCTGCAAAATTCAGTCCGATCCCTAAACACCCACAGGACTCTAAGCACAGCACAG GAGGTCACAGACCTAATCAGCCAGCACAAGGAGACAATGAAATGTGTGCTGGAAGACGCACTGCTGGTCGCCCTCCGCTTGGAGGGTGGCACTGTGCTGGCGCGGCTGAGGAGGGAGCAGCACGGTGCCGGCCAAGACTGCCG GGATGCCATCGAGGTTGCCTCCAGGCTGTACGATCAAGTAGACGAAGAGGTCCACAAGGTGGTCCTTGCCTCCAACAGGTGTCTGCAGGAGCTGGAGAGGCTACGGGAAGCGAGGGTGCTCCAGGAGGGACAAGGGCAG gtggatgggtggatgctGCAGTGTCTGGAACACCTGGGTCCCGAGCCGGTCACTGAGTATCCGAAGAGCTGTCACCAGGAGGCCACAGAGCTGACTGCGTGGAGTTTCCCCGGGGCGAGCACGGTGGAGGCAGGCCTGGGCAGCTGGCGGGCACTGCCGCAATGGCACAGCTTGTGGCTGCAGGGCCAGCAGACTCGACTCTGCTTCCAAGGGGCCCTTTCTGGGGCTCCCCCCGACCCTGGGGCCCCACCTCTGAGCCCGAGCCCCCTGCAGTACGAGCTTCCCCAGGGGGCTGAGAGGAGGCACTGTGAGCCTTCTTGGATCCCCCACACTGATCCGGAGGGCCACACTGGGGAGCGTGCCCAGCTGCTGCCCGGCCTCCCTGAACAAGCCGCTCTCTGCAGGCAGGAGGGTGAGCACCCGGCCCCAGACAAGAGCCCTGCCTGCTCCTCCGAGCCCATCCAGACACCCACAACCCACACCAAGAAATATCCCCTGAAGAAAATTATGAGGAAAACACAAAGCTTTGAGATTCCACAGCTTGACAGTGGCCCCCGGGACTCCCCCTGGCCAGGCCACACTGGGGTTTTCATCAGGGGCCTGGAGGTGACCAGCACTGTGGCCTCAGAGAAGCAGCCCCCACCGAGGCCACATGCCGAGGGCCCCCTGGGTACTCGGACCCGGAGTCTGTCCTCTCCCTCCAGGATCCACCCATCCGAGGAGGACAGGAGGAGGCAAGCAGGAAG CAGCCGACTGCAGCACATAATGGCCGAGATGGTTTCCACAGAGAAGGAGTATGTCAGGTCCTTAGGATATGTCATCGACAACtattttccagaaatggaaagGACAGACCTGCCTCAGGACCTTCGAGGGAAGCGCAGCATGATCTTTGGGAACCTGGAGAAGCTCTATGACTTCCACCGCCAGCATTTCCTCGCAGAGCTGGAGCGCTGCCAGCCCTGCCCCTTGGCAGCGGGCCGCGGGTTCCTGAGACAC GAGGAACAGTTTGGCATGTACGCGCTTTACAGCAAGAACAAGCCCCGGTCAGATGCTCTGCTCTGCAGCCACGGCAACGCCTTCTTCAAg GACAAGCAGCGGGAGCTGGGAGACAAGATGAACTTGGCCTCCTACCTGCTGAAGCCCGTGCAGCGTATGGGCAAGTACGCACTGCTTCTCCAGGACCTGGCCAGGGAGGCCAGCTGCTGCCCTGCCTGGGAGCAGGAGCTGGGCGAGCTCCGGGCTGCCGAGGGTGTGGTCCGCTTCCAGCTGCGCCATGGCAATGACCTGTTGGCGATGGATGCGGTCCGAGGCTGTGAT GTAAATCTGAAGGAGCAGGGGCAGCTGAGATGCCAGGACGAGTTTATCGTCTGCTGTGGAAGGAAAAAGTATCTGAGGCACGTCTTCCTCTTTGAAGACCTCATCCTGTTTAGCAAGACCAAAAAGGTGGATGGAGGCTACGACACCTACATGTACAAACAGTCCTTCAAG ACAGCCGAGATTGGGATGACGGAGAACGTCGGAGACAGTGGCTTGAGGTTTGAGATCTGGTTCCGCAGACGGCGGAAATCCCAGGACACCTACATTCTCCAGGCCAGCTCTGCAGAGGTCAAGACAGCCTGGACCCACACAATAGGGCAGATCCTGTGGCGGCAGGCTCTGCGGAACAGAG AGCTCAGAATGCAGGAAATGGTGTCAATGGGGATGAGCACCAAACCGTTCGTGGACATCCAGCCCAGCGATGCAGCCATAAGTGATCGGGCCGTCAAGAAGGGGGCAG AGTCATGGACGCGAGCACCCATAGCCGTGCCCCCCTGTGACCACGCCACCTCCTTTAAGAGGCCACACTCTACCATCTCAGACAGCAGCACCTCCTCCTCTGGCAGCCAGTCCTCCTCTGCCCTGGGGCCACCGGGCCTGCATGCCACTGCCAGCCCAGCCCTGCGgagctctgcctcctgcccctggCCGTACGACATGCGCACCTGCTTCGAGGAGGAAGATGAGCTGGAGCAGGAGACCGGGAGCCAGCCTTCCATGA TGACTGAGTGCACGTCGTTGGGGGCCGGTGGCCTCAGGCTCCCAGGGCTGTTCTCTGAGGAGGGCCCCCAGAGCACCTGCCCTGCTGTCCCCAGGAGGGGCTCCCAGCAGCAGCTCCACAGACAGTTCACCACAACCGTGAGTACCCTCTCCTGA